Proteins from one Oenanthe melanoleuca isolate GR-GAL-2019-014 chromosome 1, OMel1.0, whole genome shotgun sequence genomic window:
- the ANKRD49 gene encoding ankyrin repeat domain-containing protein 49 produces MNKDKQTDEDDDDSELFEDFTEHFNQLELLETHRHLIPVGTQSCWSGQSDDDDDEQERTEEWYEMQEKKMEKNPEKLLLWAAENNRLSTVKRLLTEKLAPVNARDEDQYTPLHRAAYSGHLDVAHELVAHGADVHAQTVDGWTPLHSACKWNNTRVAAFLLQQGADINAQTNGLLTPLHIAAGNKNSRETLELLLMNRYVKPDLKNNLDETALDIARRTDIYHYLFEIVEDCINAVSP; encoded by the exons ATGAATAAAGACAAACAGACTGATGAAGACGATGATGACAGCGAGCTGTTTGAAGACTTCACGGAGCATTTTAACCAACTTGAACTGCTGGAGACACACAGGCATTTGATTCCTGTAGGAACCCAGAGCTGTTGGTCAGGACAGTCtgatgatgacgatgatgaGCAAGAAAGAACAGAGGAATGGTACgaaatgcaagaaaagaaaatggaaaaaaatccagagaaattGCTACTCTGGGCAGCTGAAAACAATCGG CTGAGTACCGTGAAGAGGCTCCTGACGGAAAAGCTGGCTCCAGTGAACGCTCGTGATGAAGACCAGTACACTCCTCTCCATCGAGCTGCCTACAGCGGGCACTTGGACGTGGCGCACGAGCTGGTGGCCCACGGGGCCGACGTTCACGCGCAGACCGTGGACGGCTGGACGCCCCTGCACAGCGCCTGCAAGTGGAACAACACCAGGGTGGCCGcgttcctgctgcagcagggcgCAGACATCAACGCGCAGACCAACGGCCTGCTGACGCCCCTGCACATCGctgcaggaaacaaaaacaGCAGGGAAACCCTTGAGCTCCTGCTCATGAATCGCTACGTGAAGCCAGACCTGAAAAACAACTTGGATGAAACCGCCCTTGACATTGCAAGGAGGACTGATATATATCACTACCTTTTTGAAATAGTAGAAGACTGCATAAATGCTGTGTCCCCATAA